In Helicoverpa zea isolate HzStark_Cry1AcR chromosome 3, ilHelZeax1.1, whole genome shotgun sequence, the following proteins share a genomic window:
- the LOC124646176 gene encoding uncharacterized protein LOC124646176 encodes MQNEETLPSNTSWAPKRNKKNNSDDLIGRELVGALNRNLERKSVEDDADRLFFLSLVKEFKKIPEHMQLQSKLDILKVIKDAQIFNYSNIDYPRPNSYRGYQMSHYSGNSPYSHRTNFSEVGRGNTHHGYQTAQFSGSNVYTQPVQSSEFGRDTSQEIVRNPTNAQSPISEKSQESDYRNPTNAQSPISENSQESDYLELFNSITDDDA; translated from the coding sequence ATGCAAAATGAAGAAACACTTCCATCAAATACTTCATGGGCACCAAAgagaaacaagaaaaataatagtgATGATCTTATCGGTAGAGAGTTAGTCGGGGCCTTAAATAGAAATTTAGAAAGAAAGAGTGTTGAAGATGACGCGGATCGCCTCTTTTTCTTGTCTCTagtaaaggaatttaaaaaaattccagAACATATGCAATTGCAAagtaaattagatattttaaaggtaattAAAGATGCGCAGATTTTCAATTATTCGAACATTGATTATCCAAGGCCTAATTCTTACCGGGGTTATCAAATGTCACATTATTCTGGTAATAGTCCCTATTCTCACCGTACAAACTTCTCGGAGGTTGGACGAGGTAATACCCATCATGGATATCAAACGGCACAGTTTTCAGGAAGTAATGTTTACACGCAGCCTGTGCAGTCTTCGGAGTTTGGACGAGACACGTCTCAAGAAATTGTGAGGAATCCGACGAATGCACAATCGCCAATTTCCGAAAAATCTCAGGAGAGTGATTATAGGAATCCGACGAATGCTCAATCGCCAATTTCCGAAAATTCTCAGGAGAGTGATTATCTGGAACTTTTTAATTCCATCACTGACGATGATGCTTGa